CAACAATACACTGATGATAAATTTATGGAGTTTCAAGGCATATATCAATACAATGATTATTTTGTTGATGCATTAAATGCACACAATAAAATAAACTCAAATAGCAATGATTTTCACAAAGATCAATTCAATATAATTAGATTTAGTATGAGGTTTGTAAATGAATAAGCTTAACAATTTATTGACAAAATTATCATTGCCATTAATAATTTCAACCCCAATTTTAACCGTATCTTGTGCTTCTTATGACTATTCAAAACTAAAATCTGAACGCCCTTCAGGTTTTGATTATGTGCCTAAAATCATTGACCAAAGTCAAATTAAAACAGATAAAATTATCGAGAGTATCCTAAATCAACAATTCAAAAATGATGAAGTTGGTAAAACAGAGTTTATAAAATCACAAGAGAATAATGAATTACTTTTACAAGAATTAGCTGCTATTTCTAAAGAATATTCTCGCTCTATGAAACAAGAAACTATTGCTAAATTCAATGATTTTTACACAAAAAATTGAATGTTTTTGTTAAAAAACATTGATAAATTGACTTGAAAATACACTAATTGATGAACGCTTGAACCTAAAGGAAATGCTAAGCATTCAGAAAGTTTTATTGAAAATCTTGATAATAAAGAAATTCAAAATGATTTTAAATTCACTAATAATTACCTTGACAAACTTGAAGTAGGTGACGAATCAAGAGAATCACCAGATGATGTTTTTTACTTGAAAAAGGATAAGCTAATTATTAGAATGTTTATAACTCGTCAACAAGGTACAAAAAAAGTTATTTTTGATAAATTCATCTATTTCCCTTGAGCCAGAAACAACAATATTGCTATAAAACTTATCTCCGATATTGTTCATAATGCAATTATTCACCACAACCAAGAAGGATATAATAGCTTTGAACACGATCTTGTTGTTAACTATGGATTGCCTGAACTTGGTGTGTTAATTTTAGGGGATAAAAATGAAATTTAAAAAAATTCTAAAAACACTAATTACTGGTTCATTAATTAGTTCTCCAATCTTAATAACTGCTTGCAATCAGCAAACAACAAAAATGACGCCGCACATTGAAAAAACGAATGAAAAAGAAAAAAAATGGCAACTATTTTTACAATATGAATATATTGATTCACTTCTTAAAATAGTGTTTGGAAATAATGCTGATCAAAAAGCTAAATATATTAATGAACAAAAGGCAATAGATGACAAACACTTCTCAGAAATAAAAGAATATTTAATGTATGCAAACAACGTAACCGCTTTCCAAAGGTCAGAAGATTTAGGTAAAGTACTGCCGCTTTCTAAATTTAGACCAAAATTAAGTGAGTTATTTAAACAAAATTGACTTTGATTTTTGTTTAACCTAGATCGTTTCACCTTTGCACACTACGAAACATTTGACCAATTTAAAGCCGACTTAGAAATTCATAGTCTAGATATTCAAAAAAATTCGCTTGATTTAGGAGCATTCCATCGCCCTAAAACCAATCAAGCGCTTCAACACGTAATGTTTGAAAACATTAATGAACAAAACAAAGAAATTAATTTCTTTATATTAACTGGCGAAGGCGCAATACTTGAAATAAAACTACAAAAATCAATGCTTAATAAAGAACCCAATTCACTAGAAAATAATGAACAAAAAATAAATGTAGAAATATTTACTTATTCGCACATTTATCCTAAACTATTCAAAAATACTGAAGAATTGGAAAAATTTGATCTTTCAAAATATGTTTCTGCATTGGAAATGTATAGAAATGTATCGGGTGGTAGGACTCCTAAAATCTTGTTTGATAATGAATATGGTGGAGAGCCACTTAGATTCACAATTGTTGATGTGGATGATGCACAAAATAAAAAATTGGAAAAGTAAATTCCAATTTTTTTATATTTTTATGAATCAAGAAAAATTTAAGGATTATTAATAATTATTCTGAGGCTTGAGCTCTTTGCGCTCTTCTTAAATCTCTTGCTTGTTCTTTTTGTAGTTTGTGCAATCTTTTTGCTGCACGTTCTTTGTTTTTTTGTCTAACAATTTTTCTCATATTTTCCTCATTTATTTATAAATTATAAGTTTATTTTAACATAAACAAGATATTTAGAAAATTCTTTCTTTAACATATTCTTCTATTTCTTTGACTTTGTTCAATCTCTCTCACGGAAGATCTAAATCATCTCTACCAAAGTGGCCAAAATAACTAGTTTGTTGATAAATTGGATTTCTTAATTCCAATTGTTCAATAATAGCAGCTGGTCTTAGATCAAACAAATTGTTTATAACTTCTTTAATAAGATCTCTTTCAACTTTTTCTGTTCCAAAAGTATAAACACTTACTGAAACTGGTTTAGAAATTCCTATCGCATAAGAAACTTGTATCTCAATTCGTTCCGCAAGTCTTGCGGCTACTAAATTTTTAGCTATTCAACGGCAAGCATATGCAGCAGATCTATCAACTTTTGTACAATCCTTCCCGCTAAATGCTCCGCCGCCATGTCTAGCTGCGCCTCCATATGTATCAACTATAATTTTTCTGCCTGTTAATCCAGTGTCCCCAACTGGCCCGCCAATAACAAATCTGCCGGTAGGATTAATTAAAATTTTGTCACAATTTTTGAATCCATATTTTTCCAAAACAATTGAAATAATATTGTTTTTCACAAATTTTTTGAATTCTTTTTCATCATAATTTTCATCATGTTGTATTGACATTAAAACAGTATCAATTTTTGTTTCTTCATAATCAGTATAATCAACAGTAACTTGACTCTTCATATCAGCTTTCGCTCACTTAAACTTGCCTTCAATTCTCAATTTATCAGCATATTTTACAAGGTCATGTGCAATCGAAATAGCTAGAGGCATATATGTTTTTGTTTCGGTAGTTGCATAGCCAAACATAATACCTTGGTCGCCTGCGCCAATTTCATTATTTTCTAGTGCAACACCTTGGCTAATGTCTGAACTTTGTTTTTTAATGTCTGTAATAATTTTTAATTGCTCTGAATAGTAACCTAATTTAATTAAAATATTTTTAGCAATTTCAACTGCATCTACATTGGCGCTTGCATAAACCTCACCGCCAATTAATAAAACATTACCAGTAGCAACGGTTTCAATTGCTACTCGCGCATATTTATCTTGAAAAATATATGCGTCTAAAATTGCATCAGAAATTTGATCACAAACTTTATCAGGGTGTCCTTGGCCAACACTTTCGGAAGTAAATAATTTTTTATTCATAATATAAAAAAGCTCCTTTTAGTTAAAAACAAAAGAGCTCTTTTCACAATCTTATTAGAACATGTTGGAGAAATCTCCCTAACAATCCACCTTCCTTAGAGGGGTTGGCATGCCTCAATGCTGTCAAGCTAAGCAACTCTTTATGTTTAAATAAATAATAAACTATTATCACTTTTTTGATAGTATTTTTTCGGATTTTAAATTGATTTTTCGGTTAAAAACCACCCTAATTTTTTATTTTCATTTTATCTAATTTATCTTATAATTACATTACGTTATTTAAATATAAATAATTAAGATCTTAACAAAATATTTAAGGAGGAAAATATGGCTATAGTTCCAAAACGTAAAACGTCTAAACAACGTAAACATAAAAGACGTACACACCATGCGTTAATTCCACAAAACCTTGTAGACTGCAAAAATTGTTCAAACAAAATTCAACAACACAAAGTTTGCCAATTCTGTGGCTTTTATAAAGAAAAAATCGTTGAAGGTTACAAAAGTATCAATTCACGTACCCAATAATAATCCAGTGCACTTATAATCTGCTTTGCAGATTTTTTTAATATTAAAATTAATATAATAAAATATAAATAAACTATATTTTAAAGAGGAATTATGTGATACAAATATTTTCTTCCAGTCGTTATTATTGCTTGTTTTATTGCATTAATTGCAGTAGTATTTTTAATTATAAGAAATGGCAAACTACAAAATTACAAAGATAACATAAGCAAAATAAGTGCTCAAATTGTTAAAAATAATTCAAATAACAGAGCAGCAATTGCAAGAATTAAACATCTATCAAAAGATTCAAATAGATACCAAAGTGATTTAAGTAAATTGGGAACTATATCAAAAAATATTGAAAATATCACAATAAAATTACAAGAATCTAAAAATAATTTTTTAGAATCTCTAAAAAAATATAATTTAACTATTTGCAAGAAGAATTATTTAAATTTTATTTCCGCTCATAAAGAATATATAGCCTTAAATTCTGAATTTTCTGCTATTAGCGACACAATAAATAAACACTTAAACGTGATTGAAAATGTTGTACTTAATTCCTTTGAACTTTTAAAGCAACTTGATAAAAAGTTAGATGCGAATAAAAATAATTTATCGGTTTCCCACCCTTTACTAAAAAAAGAATTAGCGGAACTTAAAGGAATAACCATTGAACTTGAAAGTCAAAAAAATTCTCGCAACTTACGCGATGTTTCATCAATTTTAACAGAGCAATCAAAACGTCTAACTGCTTTTGCAGAAAAAATAAGTCATATTGAATCTATAGAATGATTAGTATTTAAATATATGCCTAAAACTATTGAAAAAGTAAAAGAATCAGGAAAAATTAAAGACTCAATTGACAGTATTGAAAATGATCTTTTAACAATGCAATCAAACTTCAAAAATAGATTTTTTCAAGATAATTTAATGGATGCAAAGAAAATGTTAAATCAAATTAATATATTAATTAAGGAAGAAGAATTTGAGGAAGAATTCAAACAATTTGCAATAAAAACAATATCAGATTTAAAACAATCTTTAAATAATGCAAGAGAAAAATTGAGTGAAATTAGCCAAAAAGTTAAAATTGCTAAAAACAAAGATATATCACAATATTATGAGGCATTAAATAATTTTGATACACAGTTGAATGAATCAAAAGACAATGATATTTTGCAATTAACAGTCTTGGTAAGTTCAATTTACAAATTCATACTTGATATTAACAAAATAATATATATCGATACAAAGTTAAATAAAAAATCAGAATATTTACACTATTTATTAAGAATGTTAGAAGTTTGATATATAAAAATAATTTCATTGAAAAATTCAATGGAAAATTCAATGGAAAATCAAGCAAAATTTAACGAATTAATTAATATTTACGAAACATTACAACAAACACAAGTTAAACTAACCAAATTTGATATAAAACAGCTTTCAAACAAACTTATTGAAGTTTATCAAATAGCAATGACAAGCAAAATTTATTACGCAATGTCAATCAACTTAATAAATAAATTATTGCCACTCAGACTAGATAACGAAAATATTGATAAAAAAATTAGATTAGCAAACTCATATTTAAAGGAATTTAAGTATAAACAAGCTTTTAAAATGTTGCATGACACAATAAACAAGGAGAAATTGAATGTACACAAAAATATTAATTAGATATGGTGAATTAACTTTAAAAGGGAAAAATAGACAAAATTTTATAGACATTTTATCAAGAAATGTTTCAAGCACCCTTGGTGAAAAACCACAATCAAAATATGATCGAATGTTTGTTAGTTATTCACTTGATAATCTTGAAAAACTTGGCAACGTCTTTGGAATAAGCTCATTTTCTCCTGTTATTGAAGTTGAAAATAATATTGATGAAATATTCAATGCAGCAAAACAATTAGTTTCTGACGATACACAAACATTTAAAGTATCAGCTCGAAGATCTAATAAAGGTTTTGAGCTTAATTCTTCCCAAATCAATACAAAATTAGGTGGATTCATACTATCAAATTTCCCATCAATAAAGGTTGATGTACACAATCCAGAAAAAAATATCAATGTTGAAGTAAGAGAAAAATCAACATTTATATTCACTGAAACAATCAGAGGTCTAGGCGGACTGCCTGTTGGTGTTTCAGGCAGGGTTTTACACTTGATGAGTGGCGGAATTGACTCACCAGTTGCCGCATTTGAGCTAATGAAGAGAGGGCTTGAAGTAACTTTTCTTTCATTTATTTCTCCACCCCAAACTGATGAACGAACTGTTAATAAAATGAAAAATCTAATAAATGTATTGAGTAAATACCAACAAAAATCAAACTTGATTTTAATTGATTATTCACAAATTCTAAATTACATCTCTCTTGTTTCAAACCCCTCTTTTAAAATAACGTTGCTAAGAAGAAGTTTTTATAGACTTGCGTCAATGTGAGCTGATAAACAAGGTTACACAGCTCTTTCAAATGGTGAAAATTTAGGACAGGTTGCTTCGCAAACTCTAGAGTCATTATCGGTAATAAATGACTCATCAAGCAAATTAGTTTTAAGACCATTACTAACAAAAGATAAGGTTGAAACTATTGATATTGCAAAAAAAATTGGCACTTATGAAATAAGTATCATTCCAGCAAATGAAACATGCGAGTTATTTGCTCCAAAAGAGCCGGTTACTAAACCTAAATTAACTCAAGTTGAGAGACTAGAAAATGAACTTTCTGAATTAAAAAATTTTGAATGTAATATAATTGAAAAAAATGTTGAAATTATCAAAATAAAATAATAAAGGAGCAAATATGTCGAAAATTATTGATATTTATGCAAGAGAAATATTGGATTCAAGAGGCAATCCAACAATAGCTGTTCAAGTTGTAACAGAATTAGATGCAATTGGTGTTGCAATGGTTCCTTCTGGAGCTTCAACTGGCACTAGAGAGGCTTGTGAATTAAGAGACAAAGAATTTCCTGAATTTGCTGATAACTGATTTGGTGGCAAAGGTGTTATGAAAGCCGTTACAAATGTTAACGAAATTATTGCACCAGAAATTATTGGTTTCGAAGTTAGTGACCAAAGAGGCATTGACTTAAGAATGATTGAATTAGATGGCACAAAAAACAAAACAAAATTGGGTGCAAATGCAATTCTTGGTGTTTCACTAGCAGTAGCTCGTGCCGCTGCAAATGAATGTGGTTTACCACTATACAAATACATCGGTGGAACAAATGCAAGAACATTGCCAGTGCCAATGTTAAATGTTATGAATGGTGGCGCTCACTCTTCAAACACTGTTGATATGCAAGAATTTATGATTATGCCAGTTGGTGCAAAATCATTTAGAGAAGCATTGCAAATGGCTAATAAGGTATTCCACAACCTAGGTAAACTTCTTAAAAAAGAACACGGAACAACTGTTGGTGATGAAGGTGGATATGCTCCAAACTTAAAATCACATGAAGAAGTTCTAGATTACATGGTTCAAGCAATTAAAGCTGCTGGACTTGTTCCTGCAACTTCAGGAGACAAAGCTGTTGCTATTGCGATGGATCCTGCCTCAAGTGAATTTTATGATGAAAAATCAAAAAAATATGTATTCAAAAAATTAAAACAAGCTATTGAAGAAAAACGTCCTGGTTTTGAACACCTAAAAGATGTTAAACTTGAATACACAACCGAAGAAATGGTTGATTATTATGAAAAACTAGTTAACCAATACCCTATCATTTCAATTGAAGACGGTTTAGCTGAAAGCGACTGAGATGGTTTCAAATTAATGAAAAAACGTCTAGGTGATAGATTACAAATCGTTGGAGATGACTTAACAGTTACAAACCAAGAAATTTTAAGAGAAGCAATCAAAAAAGATGTTATGAACTCAATTCTTATTAAATTAAACCAAATTGGTTCATTAACTGAAACATTAGACACAATGGAATTAGCTCATAAAGCTGGATTTACCTGTGTTGTATCACACCGTTCAGGTGAAACAGAAGACACAACAATAGCTGATCTTGCAGTTGCCTTAAATACTGGACAAATTAAAACAGGTTCACTATCTAGAACTGACCGTATTGCAAAATACAATAGACTACTTGAAATTGAAGATGAATTAGGTGAAACCTCAAAATTTGATGGGGATAAAACATATTTTAACCTAAAAAGACACGTTTAAACTTTGTTTATAACTTTAAATAAATTACGTATAGACCTTAATTTAGTCTATACGTTTTTTATACAAAAAAAGAAGCCTAGGCTTCTTTGTTATCATCATTAGAAACATTTGTAGTTTCGATATTTTCATTTGTAGAAACATAATTATTTTTCTTTTGCTCTTTGATGTATTCAATAATAATTTCAGTAATAAAGTAAATTATTAATCCAACAGCACCAATCACAAGAAATACGTCAGCAAAGTTAAATGTACCTAGTTCTCTACCACTTCATTTTTCAAGAAAAGCAGCAAAAACTATATCTTTAACGTAGCCTGAAAACATAAATCTGTCAAGCATATTGCCAACATCACCAGCGGCAATGCATGCAAATAAAATTACACTAATTTTTGAATCTACAAAAAATGGCACAAAGCATAAAGCTATAAAAATTAAAACACTAATAATTTGGATTAAAACAATTGTTAGCTTACTTTTATCAGGAATAATTGTAACACCATGATGTGATACTGAGCGAAATCCTAAAATGGCTCCTTGGTAAATTACTGTTGGATCGCCTTCAAATTTTGATTCATCTTTTCACCTAAAAATGAATGTTTTTGTCAATTGGTCAATTAAAATAGCGATTAAACAAACACCAACAAATATTGCATAATTAATCAATATTTTGTTTTTATGATTTTTAAATCTGTCTCTAAATAATTGCACAAAACTTTGAAATTTTGTTTGTTGTTGATTATTCATTTACGTCTCCTAGCGAAGCAATAACCTCATTGCAAAGTTCACATAAATCGTCAACGATTTGTTGTTTAACAAAATGATTTCAACATCTTTGACATTTAACTGAATCAAATGTTTCAACCTTAAATTCCTCACCAAATTCAACAAGTCCAACCATTAATAATTGTTTTAAATCAAGCGACATAATAAACTCAGATTCTGGTTTAATTGTAAGTTTGACTTCATTGCTACGTTTTACAATGCCTTCTTTTATCGCTTTTTCAATCGCTAAGTTAACTTTATCTCTCAAAATAAAGAATTCATTTCATTTTTCGATAACTGCATAATCAACTTCATTTTCTCTTTGAATTTTTTCCAAATGAACTGAAATTTGTTTATTTTTCTTATCAAAGAAATTATATGCGTCTTCAGATGTTGTTGGCATAATAGGTGCCAATATAGTAATTAGAAACTCTAAAATTTCATAATAGTTGGTAAGCGTCATTAATCTGTTTGCGGAATTCGACTGTTCTACATAAATAATGTCTTTTGTAAAGTTTAAATAGAAACTTGAAAGCTCAATAACATAATTGCTAATTAGTTTAATACCATTCATAAATTTATATTCATCAAATGATTTTAAAACTTCTTTACGAACATGCTCTAGATTGTTTTTTATGTATGAATGCACACCTTTTCTTGGATAATTAGCATCATATTCAAAGCCATTTACATTCGCAAGCAAGAACTTAATTGTGTTTCTTATTTTTCTGTATAAATCAGAATTTTGATTGATTATAGTATCTGAAATAGAAACATCATTTGTATATTCACTATTTGCAACTCATAAACGAAGAATGTCGGCACCGTGTTTTTCAATAACTTTTAATGGGTCAACTGTGTTGCCCTTTGATTTTGACATTTTTTCGCCTTTACCATCTAAAACAAAACCGTGTGAAATTAAATTTTTGTATGGAGAATTACCACTAAAAGCAACTGAATTTATCAACGATGAATTGAATCAACCACGGTATTGATCGCTACCTTCTAAATATAAATCAAATGGTGCTTTTATATTTTCAATATCAACTGCTATTGAAGTTGATCCTGAATCAAATCAAACATCCATTATGTCCATTTCTTTTGTAAAATGTTTATTTTGGTAATTTTTAGGAAGTAATTTGTCTGCATCTCATTCTCATCAAATATCTG
The genomic region above belongs to Mycoplasmopsis bovigenitalium and contains:
- a CDS encoding signal peptidase II, yielding MNNQQQTKFQSFVQLFRDRFKNHKNKILINYAIFVGVCLIAILIDQLTKTFIFRWKDESKFEGDPTVIYQGAILGFRSVSHHGVTIIPDKSKLTIVLIQIISVLIFIALCFVPFFVDSKISVILFACIAAGDVGNMLDRFMFSGYVKDIVFAAFLEKWSGRELGTFNFADVFLVIGAVGLIIYFITEIIIEYIKEQKKNNYVSTNENIETTNVSNDDNKEA
- the thiI gene encoding tRNA uracil 4-sulfurtransferase ThiI → MYTKILIRYGELTLKGKNRQNFIDILSRNVSSTLGEKPQSKYDRMFVSYSLDNLEKLGNVFGISSFSPVIEVENNIDEIFNAAKQLVSDDTQTFKVSARRSNKGFELNSSQINTKLGGFILSNFPSIKVDVHNPEKNINVEVREKSTFIFTETIRGLGGLPVGVSGRVLHLMSGGIDSPVAAFELMKRGLEVTFLSFISPPQTDERTVNKMKNLINVLSKYQQKSNLILIDYSQILNYISLVSNPSFKITLLRRSFYRLASMWADKQGYTALSNGENLGQVASQTLESLSVINDSSSKLVLRPLLTKDKVETIDIAKKIGTYEISIIPANETCELFAPKEPVTKPKLTQVERLENELSELKNFECNIIEKNVEIIKIK
- the metK gene encoding methionine adenosyltransferase; this encodes MNKKLFTSESVGQGHPDKVCDQISDAILDAYIFQDKYARVAIETVATGNVLLIGGEVYASANVDAVEIAKNILIKLGYYSEQLKIITDIKKQSSDISQGVALENNEIGAGDQGIMFGYATTETKTYMPLAISIAHDLVKYADKLRIEGKFKWAKADMKSQVTVDYTDYEETKIDTVLMSIQHDENYDEKEFKKFVKNNIISIVLEKYGFKNCDKILINPTGRFVIGGPVGDTGLTGRKIIVDTYGGAARHGGGAFSGKDCTKVDRSAAYACRWIAKNLVAARLAERIEIQVSYAIGISKPVSVSVYTFGTEKVERDLIKEVINNLFDLRPAAIIEQLELRNPIYQQTSYFGHFGRDDLDLPWERLNKVKEIEEYVKERIF
- the eno gene encoding phosphopyruvate hydratase; protein product: MSKIIDIYAREILDSRGNPTIAVQVVTELDAIGVAMVPSGASTGTREACELRDKEFPEFADNWFGGKGVMKAVTNVNEIIAPEIIGFEVSDQRGIDLRMIELDGTKNKTKLGANAILGVSLAVARAAANECGLPLYKYIGGTNARTLPVPMLNVMNGGAHSSNTVDMQEFMIMPVGAKSFREALQMANKVFHNLGKLLKKEHGTTVGDEGGYAPNLKSHEEVLDYMVQAIKAAGLVPATSGDKAVAIAMDPASSEFYDEKSKKYVFKKLKQAIEEKRPGFEHLKDVKLEYTTEEMVDYYEKLVNQYPIISIEDGLAESDWDGFKLMKKRLGDRLQIVGDDLTVTNQEILREAIKKDVMNSILIKLNQIGSLTETLDTMELAHKAGFTCVVSHRSGETEDTTIADLAVALNTGQIKTGSLSRTDRIAKYNRLLEIEDELGETSKFDGDKTYFNLKRHV
- a CDS encoding aromatic motif membrane protein, with translation MNKLNNLLTKLSLPLIISTPILTVSCASYDYSKLKSERPSGFDYVPKIIDQSQIKTDKIIESILNQQFKNDEVGKTEFIKSQENNELLLQELAAISKEYSRSMKQETIAKFNDFYTKNWMFLLKNIDKLTWKYTNWWTLEPKGNAKHSESFIENLDNKEIQNDFKFTNNYLDKLEVGDESRESPDDVFYLKKDKLIIRMFITRQQGTKKVIFDKFIYFPWARNNNIAIKLISDIVHNAIIHHNQEGYNSFEHDLVVNYGLPELGVLILGDKNEI
- the rpmF gene encoding 50S ribosomal protein L32, which codes for MAIVPKRKTSKQRKHKRRTHHALIPQNLVDCKNCSNKIQQHKVCQFCGFYKEKIVEGYKSINSRTQ
- a CDS encoding aromatic motif membrane protein gives rise to the protein MKFKKILKTLITGSLISSPILITACNQQTTKMTPHIEKTNEKEKKWQLFLQYEYIDSLLKIVFGNNADQKAKYINEQKAIDDKHFSEIKEYLMYANNVTAFQRSEDLGKVLPLSKFRPKLSELFKQNWLWFLFNLDRFTFAHYETFDQFKADLEIHSLDIQKNSLDLGAFHRPKTNQALQHVMFENINEQNKEINFFILTGEGAILEIKLQKSMLNKEPNSLENNEQKINVEIFTYSHIYPKLFKNTEELEKFDLSKYVSALEMYRNVSGGRTPKILFDNEYGGEPLRFTIVDVDDAQNKKLEK